A genomic region of Ancylothrix sp. D3o contains the following coding sequences:
- a CDS encoding pentapeptide repeat-containing protein translates to MDKERITTEELLRRYAAGERDFQNIILEYANLSGVELQNIDLRGAQFNYVNLSGINWNQCKLRAARFWYCNFTDAKFSFCDLESTRFFDCNLSGANTNGCNLTWTHFIRVNLQGAKLDGSCEEPCEFWDVIRWDGVFIPGHNYTI, encoded by the coding sequence ATGGACAAAGAAAGAATTACAACAGAAGAATTACTTAGACGATATGCGGCTGGTGAGCGAGATTTTCAAAACATCATTTTAGAGTATGCTAACTTGAGCGGAGTTGAACTGCAAAATATTGATTTGAGGGGCGCTCAATTTAACTATGTCAATTTGAGCGGGATCAACTGGAATCAATGTAAGTTGCGAGCGGCTCGCTTTTGGTACTGTAACTTCACAGATGCCAAATTTTCGTTTTGTGATTTGGAAAGCACGAGGTTTTTTGACTGCAATCTAAGCGGGGCTAATACGAATGGATGCAACTTGACTTGGACCCATTTTATTAGAGTAAACCTTCAAGGTGCTAAATTAGATGGCTCTTGCGAAGAGCCTTGCGAATTCTGGGATGTTATTCGGTGGGACGGAGTTTTCATCCCTGGTCATAATTACACTATATAA
- a CDS encoding pentapeptide repeat-containing protein: MDAEELLRKYATGERDFAGVDLSGIVLIKTYDDELIGRYQIREDSWPDGAILRGINLSGANLEGANLQKVDLMGANLSGANLAGANLHGARLNEALLSGANLREAVLCWARLRETNLSKAVLEWANLGGAYLNGAVLQRAKLRGAHLSTDECIDVDFSGADMREASCSFCSPRERCNFSKVNWNRAQMQQCMFVDCDFTKVSFRKARILEVTFLRCNLAGVNRMGILAPECYMKDSIHPNGKWVSYCSLQPSQ, encoded by the coding sequence ATGGATGCTGAAGAATTACTGAGAAAATACGCTACTGGAGAAAGAGATTTTGCGGGCGTTGACCTCAGTGGAATAGTGCTGATCAAAACTTATGATGACGAATTAATCGGACGATATCAAATCAGAGAAGATTCTTGGCCCGATGGAGCTATTTTGCGTGGCATCAACTTGAGTGGGGCCAATCTCGAAGGAGCTAATCTCCAAAAAGTTGATTTGATGGGAGCCAATCTCAGCGGAGCCAATTTAGCAGGAGCTAACTTACATGGCGCTCGGCTTAACGAAGCTTTACTGAGTGGAGCCAATCTTAGAGAGGCTGTGCTTTGCTGGGCTCGTTTGCGTGAAACTAATTTGAGTAAAGCAGTTTTAGAGTGGGCGAACTTGGGCGGTGCTTACTTAAATGGAGCAGTTCTACAACGGGCCAAGCTTAGGGGTGCCCATCTATCTACTGATGAGTGTATTGATGTTGACTTCAGTGGGGCTGATATGAGGGAAGCTAGCTGTAGCTTTTGTTCTCCTAGAGAAAGGTGTAATTTTAGCAAAGTTAACTGGAATCGAGCGCAGATGCAACAATGTATGTTTGTCGATTGCGATTTTACTAAGGTTAGTTTTAGGAAAGCTAGAATCTTGGAAGTGACATTTCTTCGGTGCAATTTGGCGGGGGTAAACCGTATGGGAATTCTAGCTCCTGAGTGTTATATGAAGGATTCTATTCACCCGAACGGCAAGTGGGTGAGTTACTGTTCACTTCAACCTAGTCAATAA
- a CDS encoding molybdenum cofactor biosynthesis protein MoaE: MSVSVLRFLSEITSYPGDNFAMTFAPLSLQDVYALADDPGNGAVVVMSGTVRNQTDGKPVVFLEYQAYEPMALRVFAQIAAEIRVRWPDVRRVVIHHRTGKLEIGEISVLVAVGCPHRGEAFEACRFAIDTLKHNAPIWKKEHWQDGSSNWVSIGACILGGSC; this comes from the coding sequence ATGAGTGTTTCGGTGTTGCGGTTTTTAAGTGAAATTACCTCTTATCCGGGTGATAACTTTGCGATGACGTTTGCGCCTTTGTCGCTTCAGGATGTGTACGCGCTGGCGGACGATCCGGGGAATGGGGCAGTGGTGGTGATGAGCGGTACGGTGCGGAATCAAACGGATGGTAAGCCGGTGGTGTTTTTGGAGTATCAGGCGTATGAACCGATGGCGCTGCGGGTGTTTGCTCAAATAGCCGCAGAAATACGAGTCCGGTGGCCTGATGTTCGCCGGGTGGTGATTCATCATCGGACGGGTAAGTTAGAAATAGGCGAAATTAGTGTGTTGGTGGCGGTGGGGTGTCCGCATCGGGGTGAGGCTTTTGAGGCGTGCCGGTTTGCAATAGATACGCTTAAACACAATGCCCCAATATGGAAAAAAGAGCATTGGCAAGATGGATCAAGTAATTGGGTGAGTATTGGTGCCTGTATCTTGGGAGGAAGTTGTTAA
- a CDS encoding aspartate carbamoyltransferase catalytic subunit has product MPTTTWNRRHVLSLADFSSQEYDTVLQTAGSFREVLSRRLKKVPTLQGQLVANLFFEPSTRTRSSFELAAKRLSADTLNFAASSSSLTKGETILDTAKTYLAMGTDMMVIRHKQAGVPQAIAMEMDRLGAKVGVLNAGDGQHEHPSQGLLDLFTICCILDSNNPRLSLLEGKKIAIVGDILHSRVARSNIWSLTASGAEVHLAAPPTLLPQLFAECGENRPGKLFLHYSVEPALQDADFVMTLRLQKERMEQNLLPSLREYHQLFGITRERLKMCKSNVKVLHPGPVNRGVEISSDLMDDPEFSLISQQVTSGVAVRMALLYLMGGGKAEK; this is encoded by the coding sequence ATGCCTACAACTACTTGGAATCGCCGGCACGTTTTGTCTTTAGCTGATTTTTCTTCCCAAGAATACGACACTGTTTTACAAACGGCAGGGAGTTTTAGGGAAGTGTTATCTCGTCGGCTTAAAAAAGTCCCAACGCTACAAGGTCAACTGGTGGCAAATTTATTTTTTGAACCTTCCACTCGCACTCGCAGCAGTTTTGAATTAGCGGCAAAACGTCTTTCTGCTGATACGCTTAATTTTGCTGCTTCTAGTTCTTCTTTGACAAAAGGTGAGACGATTTTAGATACGGCTAAAACTTATTTGGCGATGGGGACGGATATGATGGTGATTCGTCATAAACAGGCCGGTGTTCCTCAAGCAATTGCAATGGAAATGGATCGTTTGGGGGCAAAAGTTGGGGTTTTAAATGCCGGTGATGGTCAGCATGAACACCCGTCTCAGGGGTTGCTTGATTTATTTACAATTTGCTGTATTTTAGATAGTAACAATCCGCGTTTATCACTTTTGGAAGGAAAAAAGATAGCGATTGTTGGCGATATTTTGCATTCGCGGGTGGCGCGTTCAAATATTTGGAGTTTGACTGCCAGTGGTGCGGAGGTTCATTTGGCGGCGCCTCCGACTTTGTTGCCTCAATTATTTGCGGAATGTGGGGAAAACCGGCCAGGGAAGTTATTTTTGCATTACTCAGTCGAGCCGGCTTTACAAGATGCTGATTTTGTGATGACTTTGCGGCTGCAAAAAGAACGGATGGAGCAGAATCTTTTGCCGAGTTTACGGGAATATCATCAACTTTTTGGGATTACACGGGAACGGTTGAAAATGTGCAAGTCTAATGTAAAAGTTTTGCATCCGGGGCCGGTGAATCGTGGGGTTGAAATTTCTTCGGATTTGATGGATGACCCGGAATTCAGTTTAATTTCGCAACAGGTAACAAGTGGGGTGGCGGTGCGGATGGCCTTGCTTTATTTGATGGGAGGAGGTAAAGCAGAAAAGTAG
- the mgtE gene encoding magnesium transporter has translation MLTQEKAISFSAIADLNQLKLQLNSQPAVDVGEYIAELPPERRALAFRLLSKAQAIDVFEYLPPEVQEELLEALHDVQVCQIMEAMSPDDRAALFDELPARLVKRLLQQLSPSERQATATILGYDEDTAGRVMTTEYVRLREGLTVQEALEKMRKSDQDKESIYYAYVTDDNRKLVSVVSLRQLLFSIPTAKIKDIASDRVIKARTEMPQEEVARLLKRYDLIALPVVDREERLVGIVTIDDVIDILEEEATEDIQKLAGVSGGDEAALSPPLITIQKRLPWLVGNIGLYIGAASAIAPFQQVISVVPVLAVIMPILSNASGNVAIQALSVTVRGLGVGEVTPSDTLQILRKELLAGVGTALALGFSLGILSLIWSPANERWVSIVAALVMAINVFVAATMGTLLPMGLKRVNLDPALISGPLLTTLLDAVGFLTFLSLISLALQIVR, from the coding sequence ATGTTAACCCAGGAAAAGGCTATTTCTTTTTCCGCCATTGCCGACCTGAATCAGCTTAAGCTGCAATTAAACAGTCAGCCGGCAGTTGATGTCGGAGAATATATTGCAGAACTGCCCCCCGAACGGCGAGCATTGGCATTTCGTCTGCTTTCCAAAGCGCAAGCGATTGATGTGTTTGAATACTTGCCGCCAGAAGTGCAAGAAGAACTACTCGAAGCTTTGCACGATGTGCAAGTATGTCAAATTATGGAAGCCATGAGCCCAGACGACCGGGCAGCCTTATTTGACGAACTGCCGGCCCGCTTGGTTAAGAGGCTATTGCAACAACTCAGCCCCAGCGAACGGCAAGCAACAGCAACTATTTTGGGGTATGACGAAGACACCGCCGGTCGAGTAATGACGACCGAATATGTGCGCCTGCGCGAAGGCTTGACGGTGCAAGAAGCCCTCGAAAAAATGCGTAAAAGCGACCAAGACAAAGAATCAATTTACTATGCCTATGTAACAGATGACAATCGTAAATTAGTCAGCGTTGTTTCTTTGCGGCAATTATTGTTTTCAATTCCAACAGCAAAAATTAAAGATATCGCCAGCGACAGGGTGATTAAAGCGCGGACAGAAATGCCCCAAGAAGAAGTTGCCAGGTTGTTGAAGCGGTATGATTTAATTGCATTGCCGGTGGTAGATCGAGAAGAACGGCTCGTAGGAATTGTGACTATCGATGATGTGATCGACATCCTCGAAGAAGAAGCCACCGAAGACATCCAAAAACTTGCCGGTGTCAGCGGCGGTGACGAAGCCGCATTGTCTCCTCCCCTCATTACCATCCAAAAACGCCTGCCTTGGCTGGTTGGGAATATTGGCTTGTATATTGGTGCCGCCAGCGCCATTGCACCGTTTCAGCAAGTGATTTCTGTGGTGCCGGTGTTAGCCGTTATTATGCCAATTTTGTCTAATGCCAGCGGAAACGTCGCCATTCAAGCACTTTCCGTCACAGTACGCGGCTTAGGAGTAGGCGAAGTTACCCCCAGCGATACCTTGCAGATATTACGCAAAGAACTCTTGGCAGGTGTAGGTACAGCCTTGGCTTTGGGGTTTTCTTTGGGGATTCTTTCCCTGATTTGGTCGCCGGCCAATGAGCGCTGGGTATCGATTGTTGCTGCTTTGGTGATGGCCATTAATGTTTTTGTAGCGGCAACTATGGGAACTTTGTTACCAATGGGGCTCAAACGAGTTAATCTTGATCCGGCCTTGATCAGCGGCCCACTGTTGACCACCCTGCTTGATGCCGTTGGGTTCTTAACATTTTTGTCGCTGATTTCTCTGGCGCTACAAATTGTTCGATAA
- a CDS encoding GerMN domain-containing protein, which yields MKAKKILITGLLLISVAGCVPETQQPPAPTPTTPATTEPLKASPTPVAKPTPSEKMVSVMVYKADSDCQSLVPEKVEVPAKSSMEAAAGKVVERYDTGDFDVAGYRVSVDAKTGVATIDFRLAPNSKRRFVSLSSCEQFALFGSLKKTLTSNPAWKIKEVRFTERGKPIEI from the coding sequence ATGAAGGCAAAGAAAATTTTAATCACCGGCTTGTTGTTGATATCTGTGGCCGGTTGTGTGCCAGAAACGCAGCAACCACCTGCACCGACACCGACAACACCAGCTACAACGGAACCTTTGAAAGCATCGCCGACGCCGGTTGCCAAACCTACGCCAAGTGAGAAAATGGTATCGGTGATGGTCTATAAGGCGGATAGTGATTGTCAGTCTTTGGTACCAGAAAAAGTTGAGGTGCCGGCAAAGTCTTCGATGGAGGCGGCTGCGGGTAAGGTGGTAGAACGTTACGATACGGGGGATTTTGATGTGGCGGGGTATCGGGTAAGTGTGGATGCAAAAACGGGGGTGGCGACAATTGATTTTAGACTTGCACCAAATTCTAAGCGCCGGTTTGTGTCTTTATCCAGTTGTGAGCAGTTTGCTTTGTTTGGCAGTTTGAAGAAGACTTTAACAAGTAATCCTGCTTGGAAAATTAAAGAAGTTCGTTTTACAGAACGGGGCAAACCAATTGAAATTTAA
- a CDS encoding DNA-3-methyladenine glycosylase, whose protein sequence is MNPTHSNRIVDHLWLARPSTEVAPDLLGCVLVRQFPDGTLIRGTIVETEAYGPEDPACHAYRQRSKRNEVMFGPAGLAYIYLIYGMYHCLNIVTDKQNIPSAVLIRALQLETLPPWIDLQKNRKLHRTAAGPGKLCKVLLIDLSLNGTKLDNGQPFWLEHRTNEFQQNLDHQNITFTQTTRIGISQGKEFPWRWYITRCPAVSQFG, encoded by the coding sequence ATGAATCCCACTCATTCTAACCGGATTGTAGACCATTTATGGTTAGCCCGTCCATCAACAGAAGTGGCCCCCGACTTGCTGGGTTGCGTTTTAGTCCGCCAATTTCCCGACGGGACTTTAATTCGAGGTACCATTGTTGAAACAGAAGCTTATGGGCCAGAAGATCCCGCCTGTCATGCCTACCGGCAACGCAGCAAACGCAACGAAGTAATGTTTGGGCCGGCAGGATTAGCATATATTTATTTAATCTACGGAATGTATCATTGCCTCAACATCGTCACCGATAAACAAAACATTCCCAGCGCCGTATTAATTCGCGCCTTGCAATTAGAAACTCTCCCCCCTTGGATAGATTTGCAAAAAAACCGCAAACTTCATCGCACCGCAGCCGGGCCCGGAAAACTTTGCAAAGTCTTGCTAATTGACCTTAGTTTAAACGGCACAAAATTAGACAACGGACAACCTTTTTGGTTAGAACACCGCACAAACGAATTCCAGCAAAATCTCGACCATCAAAATATCACCTTCACCCAAACTACCCGCATCGGTATTTCCCAAGGAAAAGAATTCCCCTGGCGCTGGTATATCACCCGCTGTCCCGCAGTTTCACAATTTGGTTGA